A DNA window from Flavisolibacter ginsenosidimutans contains the following coding sequences:
- a CDS encoding OmpA family protein, which yields MAVNIIETIKGYLTPDLISKASNMLGESESGVSKALSGLVPAVFGGLISKATSGSQAGANEVLALSKESYQSGFPGNITNMLSGGLTTGGGGMLENFFGNKLQSIISAIASFAGIKSSSAHSLFNVATPLATGALGKYAMENNLDANGLSSFLQSQKANVAAMLPAGLSGVLGLSGLTSSMSPVGSEARQTVSDTTAYAKDTYERKGGTNWLVWILLLAGVAALLWFLTRGCNNESKSTTTGDSTTMTTMPSDTSTKMAPAPAMPPRESMKVKLADGTEINAFKGGVEDQLVTCLNDASCAAGKDKWFDFDNINFKTGSATLTDSSAAQVSNIVAILKAYPKAKIKIGGYTDKTGNADANKKLSQQRADAVMNAIKTGGANASQLVGAEGYGSEFAKVDASASDEARKVDRRIAVQLREK from the coding sequence GCCAGCCGTATTTGGCGGCTTGATTTCAAAAGCTACGTCCGGCTCACAGGCCGGGGCAAACGAAGTGCTGGCTTTGTCCAAGGAAAGCTACCAGAGCGGCTTTCCGGGTAACATCACCAACATGCTAAGCGGCGGGTTAACCACAGGGGGTGGCGGTATGTTGGAAAACTTTTTCGGCAACAAACTTCAATCCATCATCAGCGCCATTGCTTCGTTTGCGGGCATTAAATCATCGTCGGCACACTCCCTGTTCAACGTGGCTACACCGTTGGCAACGGGTGCTTTGGGAAAGTATGCTATGGAGAATAACCTCGATGCAAACGGTTTGTCGTCTTTTTTGCAAAGTCAAAAGGCAAACGTAGCGGCCATGTTGCCAGCGGGATTAAGCGGCGTATTGGGTTTGAGTGGTTTAACAAGCAGTATGTCACCAGTAGGCAGCGAAGCAAGACAAACAGTGAGCGATACCACCGCTTATGCAAAAGATACGTATGAGCGCAAAGGCGGTACCAATTGGCTTGTGTGGATTTTGTTGCTGGCTGGCGTAGCCGCCTTGCTTTGGTTTTTAACCAGGGGTTGTAATAACGAGAGCAAGAGCACGACGACAGGAGACAGCACAACCATGACCACAATGCCGTCCGACACATCCACGAAGATGGCCCCAGCTCCTGCAATGCCGCCACGCGAAAGCATGAAAGTAAAGCTGGCCGACGGCACAGAGATCAATGCGTTTAAGGGCGGCGTGGAAGATCAACTGGTGACTTGCCTGAACGACGCTTCCTGCGCTGCGGGCAAAGACAAGTGGTTTGACTTTGACAACATCAATTTCAAAACCGGTAGTGCCACCCTTACCGATTCAAGCGCAGCGCAGGTGAGCAATATTGTAGCAATATTGAAAGCGTACCCAAAAGCCAAAATCAAAATCGGCGGCTATACCGATAAAACCGGTAATGCGGATGCTAACAAAAAGCTGAGTCAGCAACGGGCAGATGCCGTGATGAACGCCATTAAAACCGGCGGCGCTAACGCTTCGCAATTGGTAGGCGCTGAAGGTTATGGTTCTGAATTTGCCAAAGTAGATGCGTCAGCTTCGGATGAAGCAAGAAAAGTGGACAGGCGTATTGCAGTGCAGTTACGGGAGAAATAA
- a CDS encoding NADPH-dependent F420 reductase yields the protein MKIGIIGSGIVGRVLATAFLNENNEVMLGTRDVSKDEVVKWKEENPSGKTGLFSDTAAFGDVIVLAVAGTATEEALEQSGAENLKGKVVIDATNPIAKEALTNGVLKFFTSLDDSLMERLQKAFPDARFVKAFSSVGNGQFYKPQYKEGRPTMFICGNDSGAKHTVTDILNAFGWETADMGTVEAARAIEPLCMLWCIPGFLNNQWTHAFKLLKA from the coding sequence ATGAAAATAGGAATCATCGGTTCAGGCATCGTGGGCCGCGTGCTGGCCACTGCTTTCTTGAATGAAAATAACGAAGTCATGCTCGGCACAAGAGACGTGTCGAAAGACGAAGTGGTAAAATGGAAAGAAGAAAATCCATCCGGCAAAACAGGATTATTTTCTGATACGGCGGCCTTCGGCGATGTAATCGTATTGGCCGTTGCCGGCACGGCTACTGAAGAAGCCTTGGAACAAAGCGGCGCTGAAAATTTAAAAGGTAAAGTGGTGATTGACGCCACCAATCCTATTGCCAAAGAAGCGCTGACGAACGGCGTGTTGAAATTCTTTACAAGTCTTGATGACTCACTTATGGAAAGACTGCAAAAAGCATTTCCAGACGCACGATTTGTCAAAGCCTTTAGCAGTGTGGGCAATGGGCAGTTTTACAAACCGCAGTATAAAGAAGGAAGACCAACGATGTTTATTTGCGGCAATGACAGCGGCGCAAAGCATACGGTTACGGATATTCTCAACGCCTTTGGGTGGGAAACGGCGGACATGGGCACGGTGGAAGCAGCGAGAGCCATTGAACCGTTGTGCATGTTGTGGTGCATCCCCGGTTTTTTAAACAATCAATGGACGCATGCCTTCAAACTTTTAAAGGCGTAG
- a CDS encoding NAD(P)H-binding protein, whose product MKYVLTGGAGHITKPLAETLLAAGHNVTVIGRNPENLKPLTDKGAKATTGSVEDSTFLKEAFAGADAVYTMIPPQYAAGPLDGYREIAANYAEAIRANNIKYVVNLSSVGAHLPEGCGPVSGLHLAEEELNKLEGVNVLHLRPGFFYVNFYGNLSMIKGMNIIGGNYGNDEAEMVLSHPADIAEAAAEELSNLSFKGHSVRYLASDERSTGDVAKVLGSAVGKPDLPWVQFTDEQTRGGLLQAGMPEAMAEKYVEMGASMRSGKMAEDYNKNRPQGFGKTKLEDFAKEFAGAYSAS is encoded by the coding sequence ATGAAGTACGTTCTTACCGGTGGCGCAGGCCACATTACCAAACCGCTGGCCGAAACACTTTTGGCCGCAGGTCACAACGTAACCGTTATCGGTCGCAACCCTGAAAATTTAAAGCCTTTGACTGACAAAGGAGCGAAAGCTACGACGGGCAGTGTTGAAGACTCAACCTTTTTGAAAGAAGCCTTTGCCGGCGCTGATGCGGTGTACACCATGATTCCGCCGCAATACGCAGCAGGTCCATTGGACGGCTATCGTGAAATTGCGGCCAACTATGCTGAAGCAATTCGTGCGAACAACATCAAATACGTTGTAAACCTTAGCAGCGTTGGTGCGCATCTGCCCGAAGGCTGTGGACCGGTGAGCGGCTTGCATCTTGCCGAAGAAGAGTTGAACAAACTTGAAGGCGTGAACGTTCTTCATCTTCGTCCCGGCTTTTTCTACGTCAATTTCTACGGGAATTTATCCATGATAAAAGGGATGAATATTATTGGTGGCAACTATGGCAATGATGAAGCCGAGATGGTTCTTTCGCATCCCGCGGATATTGCCGAAGCTGCGGCGGAAGAGTTATCGAATCTTTCTTTTAAAGGACACTCGGTTCGTTATTTGGCCAGCGACGAAAGAAGCACAGGCGATGTGGCAAAAGTGCTGGGTTCGGCCGTAGGCAAACCGGATTTGCCTTGGGTACAATTCACGGATGAACAAACACGCGGTGGCCTTTTGCAGGCCGGCATGCCCGAAGCCATGGCCGAGAAATACGTAGAAATGGGAGCTTCAATGCGCAGCGGTAAAATGGCAGAAGACTATAACAAAAATCGTCCGCAAGGCTTTGGGAAAACCAAACTGGAAGATTTTGCGAAAGAGTTTGCGGGAGCTTACAGCGCATCGTAA
- a CDS encoding MarR family winged helix-turn-helix transcriptional regulator yields MKTSCSKYAQCLYFTSAALARKVEKLANESWKKVALSPSHAYLLIAVLEEPGIQPTALADHLQLQPSTITRLIEKLEEKKLVIRTTEGKLTNVYPTPKAKELQPKLAACMKEFWEAYSRILGKEESNKLVKDLARIADKLDN; encoded by the coding sequence ATGAAAACATCGTGCAGCAAATACGCTCAATGTCTTTACTTCACCTCGGCCGCATTGGCCCGGAAGGTAGAGAAACTTGCCAACGAGAGCTGGAAGAAAGTTGCCCTTTCTCCGAGCCACGCTTATCTGCTTATTGCGGTGCTGGAAGAACCCGGGATTCAGCCAACGGCTCTTGCCGATCACCTGCAGTTGCAACCCAGCACCATCACGCGTCTTATTGAAAAGCTGGAAGAGAAAAAACTGGTCATTCGTACCACGGAAGGTAAACTGACAAACGTTTATCCAACTCCAAAAGCAAAGGAATTGCAGCCAAAACTGGCTGCTTGCATGAAGGAATTTTGGGAGGCTTATTCCCGTATTCTAGGAAAAGAAGAAAGCAACAAGCTTGTAAAAGATTTGGCGAGAATCGCCGACAAATTAGACAACTAA
- the ruvB gene encoding Holliday junction branch migration DNA helicase RuvB, translating to MSNPNLTAAKESLSPVEKEFENGIRPQQIEEFSGQPQIIENLRIFIKAAKLRGEALDHVLFHGPPGLGKTTLSRIVSNELGVNIKETSGPVIEKPGDLAGLLTGLQPNDVLFIDEIHRLSTVVEEYLYSAMEDYKIDIMIDSGPNARSIQINLNPFTLIGATTRSGLLTAPLLSRFAIKSRLEYYDAETLKKIILRAANILNADISTEAAAEISRRSRGTPRIANGLLRRVRDFAQVLNDSTIDIGITKHALRALNVDEHGLDDMDNRILTAIIEKFKGGPVGITTIATAVGEEGGTIEEVYEPFLIQEGFLMRTPRGREVTAKAYAHLGKTPPLHGATGNLFGGLG from the coding sequence ATGTCCAATCCAAATTTAACGGCCGCGAAAGAAAGCCTTTCGCCGGTAGAAAAAGAGTTTGAAAACGGCATTCGCCCGCAGCAGATTGAGGAGTTCTCCGGCCAGCCGCAGATCATCGAAAACCTGCGCATTTTCATTAAAGCCGCCAAACTTCGCGGCGAGGCGCTTGATCATGTTTTGTTTCACGGCCCTCCGGGTTTGGGTAAAACAACACTGTCGCGAATTGTCTCAAACGAACTTGGTGTAAACATCAAAGAAACATCCGGACCCGTGATTGAAAAACCCGGCGATCTTGCGGGTCTGCTTACGGGCTTGCAGCCCAACGATGTTTTGTTTATTGATGAAATTCATCGCTTAAGCACGGTGGTTGAAGAATACTTGTATTCGGCAATGGAAGATTACAAGATTGACATCATGATTGACAGTGGTCCCAATGCCCGCAGCATTCAAATCAACCTGAATCCTTTTACACTGATTGGTGCCACAACAAGAAGCGGTTTGCTGACGGCACCACTACTCTCCCGCTTCGCCATCAAATCGCGCCTTGAATATTACGATGCCGAAACGCTGAAGAAAATTATTCTTCGCGCCGCTAATATTTTAAATGCAGATATTTCTACCGAAGCCGCAGCGGAAATTTCGCGCCGCAGCCGGGGCACGCCGCGTATTGCTAATGGTCTGTTGCGAAGAGTGAGAGATTTTGCGCAAGTGCTTAATGACAGTACCATCGATATTGGCATTACTAAACATGCGCTTCGTGCATTGAACGTGGACGAACACGGATTGGATGATATGGACAACCGCATCCTCACCGCCATCATCGAAAAATTTAAAGGCGGTCCCGTGGGAATTACAACCATTGCTACCGCAGTGGGTGAAGAAGGAGGAACAATCGAAGAAGTGTACGAACCGTTTTTGATCCAGGAAGGTTTTTTGATGCGTACGCCAAGAGGAAGAGAAGTAACGGCGAAGGCTTATGCGCATTTGGGAAAGACGCCACCGTTGCACGGCGCTACCGGGAATTTGTTTGGCGGATTGGGATAG
- a CDS encoding GNAT family N-acetyltransferase has translation MALKIVDYGTDEYKQMLKLRNEILRKPLGLEFSQDELEKEKTNMHMAAYEDERMLGCCMLVEEDPQTVRLRQMAVVNDVQGKGIGRALMQFAENLARDRGYKRITMHARKNALGFYEKMGYKKSGEEFVEITIAHYVMEKEL, from the coding sequence ATGGCCTTAAAGATTGTAGATTACGGAACCGACGAATACAAGCAAATGCTGAAGCTGCGCAACGAGATTTTGCGGAAACCCCTGGGGCTTGAGTTTTCGCAGGACGAGCTGGAAAAGGAAAAAACAAACATGCACATGGCGGCTTACGAAGACGAACGCATGCTTGGCTGTTGTATGTTGGTAGAAGAAGACCCGCAAACGGTACGCCTGCGTCAAATGGCTGTGGTGAACGACGTGCAAGGCAAAGGCATTGGCCGGGCTTTAATGCAGTTTGCCGAAAACCTTGCAAGAGACCGCGGCTACAAGCGCATCACCATGCACGCCCGCAAAAACGCCCTGGGCTTTTACGAAAAAATGGGTTACAAAAAAAGCGGTGAGGAATTCGTCGAAATTACCATTGCGCATTACGTGATGGAGAAAGAGTTGTAG
- a CDS encoding acyl carrier protein, whose amino-acid sequence MSDIAARVKKIIVDKLGVDEAEVTNEASFTNDLGADSLDTVELIMEFEKEFNISIPDEQAETITTVGQAVSYLEEHAK is encoded by the coding sequence ATGTCAGACATTGCAGCAAGAGTAAAAAAGATCATCGTTGATAAGCTGGGCGTGGATGAAGCCGAAGTAACCAATGAAGCTTCTTTTACCAACGACTTGGGCGCCGACTCTCTGGACACCGTTGAATTGATCATGGAATTTGAAAAAGAATTCAACATTTCCATTCCGGACGAACAAGCTGAAACCATCACCACGGTTGGACAAGCCGTCTCTTACCTTGAAGAACACGCAAAGTAA
- the fabF gene encoding beta-ketoacyl-ACP synthase II encodes MELKRVVVTGMGALTPLGNTITEYWNNLRNGVSGCDYITLFDASKFKTRFACEIKGFDPISFLDRKEARKLDRFSQTAIAASDQGVQDAGIDRNNVDVDRVGVVFASGIGGLITFQEEVLNFGKGDGTPRFNPFFIPKMILDIAAGHISMRHGFRGPNFAVVSACASSTNAMMESFNLIRMGKADIIITGGAESVVSEAGVGGFNAMKALSERNDDPKTASRPYDKDRDGFVMGEAAGVLVFEELEHALKRGAKIYCEIAGAGATADAHHLTAPHPEGLGAKNVMIQALADADMQASDIDYINTHGTSTPLGDVAEVKAIVDVFGEHAFNLNISSTKSMTGHSLGAAGAIEAIACIMAVQNDVVPPTINHFTDDPELDPRLNFTFGEAQKREVNAALSNTFGFGGHNACMIFKKYK; translated from the coding sequence ATCGAACTCAAACGCGTCGTCGTTACCGGCATGGGGGCCCTTACACCACTGGGCAACACCATCACAGAATATTGGAACAATTTACGGAACGGCGTAAGCGGTTGCGACTACATTACCTTGTTCGACGCGTCGAAGTTTAAGACGAGGTTTGCCTGCGAGATCAAAGGCTTTGATCCCATCAGCTTTTTAGATAGAAAAGAAGCCCGCAAACTGGATCGCTTTTCGCAAACGGCCATTGCCGCTTCCGACCAGGGCGTGCAGGACGCAGGCATTGACCGGAACAACGTGGACGTTGACCGCGTGGGCGTTGTCTTTGCGTCGGGCATCGGCGGCCTCATTACCTTTCAGGAAGAAGTACTCAATTTTGGCAAAGGCGACGGCACGCCGCGCTTTAATCCCTTCTTCATTCCCAAAATGATTTTGGACATTGCGGCCGGACACATCTCCATGCGTCACGGTTTTCGCGGACCCAATTTTGCGGTAGTGAGTGCCTGCGCATCGAGCACCAACGCCATGATGGAATCCTTCAACCTCATTCGCATGGGCAAGGCCGACATCATCATCACAGGCGGTGCTGAAAGCGTGGTTAGTGAAGCCGGTGTGGGCGGATTCAATGCCATGAAAGCACTGAGCGAACGAAACGATGATCCCAAAACCGCCTCGCGTCCGTACGACAAAGACCGCGACGGTTTTGTAATGGGCGAAGCGGCCGGCGTGCTCGTTTTCGAAGAATTGGAACACGCCTTAAAAAGAGGCGCAAAAATTTATTGCGAAATCGCGGGCGCCGGCGCTACGGCCGATGCGCATCATTTAACGGCTCCGCATCCTGAAGGTTTGGGTGCAAAGAACGTGATGATACAAGCCCTGGCCGATGCGGACATGCAGGCCTCCGACATTGATTACATCAATACACACGGAACCTCTACGCCCCTGGGCGACGTGGCCGAAGTAAAAGCCATCGTTGACGTCTTTGGCGAACATGCTTTCAACTTAAACATCTCTTCTACAAAATCAATGACCGGCCATTCCCTGGGTGCGGCCGGCGCCATTGAAGCCATTGCCTGCATCATGGCCGTGCAGAACGACGTTGTTCCGCCGACCATTAATCACTTTACCGACGATCCCGAACTGGACCCGCGCCTGAACTTTACCTTTGGCGAAGCGCAGAAGCGTGAAGTGAATGCAGCATTGAGCAACACCTTTGGCTTTGGCGGACACAATGCCTGCATGATCTTTAAGAAGTACAAGTAA
- a CDS encoding toll/interleukin-1 receptor domain-containing protein → MNKVLSDQSDWDELLEFISEKQVTPIIGKEIYQFTEADALIPFDDYLSAQLLKSSNVSGVSLQLNEAVSYLVNERRMKPMDVTRKLKALVKEVGFEFPLLTSLLQITDLQYFINTSVYNNVLEQKLRDVRKVEPTSINFSINEPFSDCEDLEKLKQPFVFNVFGSLLHTVDAALSEEDMLEYTGYFKEKMSGAANIINALRNHNLLFIGCAFPDWMVRFILRLLSNEPLHEWGVRRNIVVVNDKSPKRKEQFDFLRKYDAVTYDGNTADFVQELAERLNQKNPSALKSKKIFLSYTVSDREAVETMKRALESLQNITCWYDNREIAPGDDFKTEIAKNIKSADLFIPLISANSLQHKDGYVQLEWLTADNVATFRKIDGNTAKYLMPVVIDDTNPYDASVPKYFSELSIGKVPHGNPGSDFLNQVKETLLTA, encoded by the coding sequence ATGAATAAAGTTTTATCAGACCAAAGCGACTGGGATGAACTGCTTGAATTTATTTCCGAAAAGCAGGTGACGCCCATCATCGGAAAAGAAATCTACCAGTTTACCGAAGCCGATGCACTCATTCCCTTCGACGATTATTTATCGGCGCAATTGCTAAAGTCGAGCAACGTTAGCGGCGTGTCGCTGCAATTGAACGAAGCCGTGAGTTACCTGGTAAACGAGCGGCGCATGAAGCCGATGGACGTAACACGAAAATTAAAAGCACTGGTAAAAGAAGTGGGCTTTGAATTTCCGCTGCTTACCTCACTGTTGCAGATAACCGATTTGCAATACTTCATCAACACCTCGGTGTACAACAACGTGCTGGAACAAAAGCTGCGCGACGTGCGAAAGGTGGAACCGACGTCCATCAACTTTTCCATAAACGAACCTTTCTCGGATTGCGAAGATTTGGAAAAGCTGAAACAGCCTTTTGTCTTCAACGTATTTGGTTCGCTTTTGCACACGGTGGATGCGGCGCTCAGCGAAGAAGACATGTTGGAATACACAGGTTATTTTAAAGAGAAGATGAGCGGCGCGGCCAACATCATTAACGCCTTGCGCAATCACAACCTCTTGTTCATCGGTTGCGCTTTTCCCGATTGGATGGTGCGTTTCATTTTGCGCTTGCTTTCCAACGAACCACTGCACGAATGGGGCGTTCGCCGGAACATTGTTGTGGTGAACGACAAGTCGCCGAAACGAAAAGAGCAATTCGATTTCCTTCGCAAATACGACGCGGTAACGTACGACGGTAACACGGCTGATTTTGTGCAGGAATTAGCGGAAAGATTGAATCAAAAAAATCCATCGGCTTTAAAGAGCAAAAAGATTTTTTTAAGCTATACCGTGAGCGACAGAGAAGCGGTAGAGACAATGAAGAGGGCTTTGGAAAGTTTGCAAAACATAACCTGCTGGTACGACAACCGCGAAATAGCACCGGGTGATGATTTTAAAACCGAGATTGCGAAAAACATCAAGTCGGCTGATTTGTTTATTCCGCTGATTTCCGCCAACAGCCTGCAACACAAAGACGGCTATGTACAATTGGAATGGCTGACCGCCGACAACGTGGCCACCTTTCGGAAAATAGACGGCAACACGGCTAAATACCTTATGCCCGTGGTGATTGACGACACCAATCCTTACGACGCATCGGTGCCGAAATATTTTTCAGAACTCAGCATCGGCAAAGTGCCGCACGGAAATCCTGGCTCCGATTTTCTGAACCAGGTAAAAGAAACATTGCTTACCGCTTAA
- a CDS encoding nSTAND1 domain-containing NTPase, whose amino-acid sequence MPVLTKEPATAAPLFIGLQSYTEAQASIFFGRDEEVHRLTNLIKANTLTIVFGKSGTGKTSLLNAGVFPRLRKDYCLPFRIRLEFNDDSPDLVSQIKKTLKEEIDKYGFKVESYPGDETLWEYFHREQLWKSVTPILIFDQFEEIFTLAKRSTRFTKKELDAFWEELANLIENSIPEGIKERFLDGKESLDFAYKVQKIKTLFSFREEFLPEFEGITARIPSLKYSRFRLLPMNGNQAYEVVTKTWKNNINAAEADKIVEFFSTDEGPHQPYELMMIEPSLLSQVCSLIEKERLQQGKEKISSEFLDKYSKEFILRSIYDEAMAESNAAVLKSNNGLPVVSKPVNEFAEDKLITDEGYRIKYALSENDERILPGLVVLRSKYFVRDEGKSIELTHDVLTPLIKRDREERRKELALTKARKKARQRLIFITAFAGLAAWGLLYFITHKAIQKRDEADQQAAVLNMQIEDKKDSLKRIDSTIREHQKNDSANKEKQKPPLPVIADSALQAQFSDRMKNDSLQLASLTRQLTTQKKEGEAKDSLHRMQFLDFTTTKKKADSVNRSARREIALLQNRLAVDSGQLAWLRTKYEELGKAYQNFQTDYPDVIRVSNPSRPFDVAADTNSLKLDLYYSGANAAKVPDNLRVYLIPDIAANKKIIAAAETYEIRCDEMNLDRAKDGKLARYFNGNYVFLNVPPGKYFIKICAYYGGYYTYTKTKSGNVSEKLDASPPIR is encoded by the coding sequence ATGCCGGTACTCACAAAAGAACCCGCAACGGCTGCGCCGCTCTTCATTGGACTGCAATCGTACACCGAAGCACAAGCCTCCATTTTTTTCGGAAGAGACGAGGAAGTTCATCGCCTCACCAATTTAATAAAAGCAAATACGCTAACGATTGTTTTTGGCAAATCAGGCACGGGCAAAACATCGTTGTTGAACGCCGGTGTGTTTCCGCGCTTGCGAAAAGATTACTGCCTCCCGTTTCGCATCCGGTTGGAGTTTAACGACGACAGTCCCGACCTTGTTTCGCAGATAAAAAAAACGCTGAAAGAAGAAATTGACAAATACGGCTTCAAGGTCGAATCGTACCCCGGCGATGAAACCTTGTGGGAGTATTTTCACCGCGAACAACTTTGGAAAAGTGTTACGCCGATTTTAATCTTTGACCAGTTTGAAGAAATTTTTACACTGGCAAAACGCAGCACACGCTTTACTAAAAAAGAACTCGACGCTTTTTGGGAAGAGTTGGCCAACCTGATTGAAAACTCGATTCCCGAAGGAATCAAGGAGCGTTTTTTAGACGGAAAAGAAAGCCTCGACTTTGCTTACAAAGTGCAAAAAATAAAAACGCTTTTTTCCTTTCGCGAAGAATTTCTGCCGGAGTTTGAAGGCATCACGGCCCGCATTCCGTCGCTCAAATATTCGCGTTTTCGCCTTTTGCCCATGAACGGCAACCAGGCTTACGAAGTGGTTACCAAAACCTGGAAGAACAACATCAACGCAGCGGAAGCCGACAAGATTGTTGAATTCTTTTCAACCGACGAAGGCCCGCATCAGCCGTACGAATTGATGATGATAGAGCCATCGCTTTTAAGCCAGGTTTGTTCGCTTATTGAAAAGGAAAGGTTGCAACAGGGCAAGGAAAAAATCTCCTCCGAGTTTTTAGACAAGTACTCAAAAGAATTCATCCTGCGTTCCATTTACGACGAAGCAATGGCCGAAAGCAACGCCGCCGTGCTGAAAAGCAATAACGGCTTGCCGGTAGTTTCAAAGCCGGTGAATGAATTTGCAGAAGACAAACTTATTACCGACGAAGGCTACCGCATCAAATACGCACTGAGCGAAAACGACGAAAGGATTTTGCCGGGTCTTGTCGTGTTGAGGAGCAAATATTTTGTACGCGACGAAGGCAAGTCAATTGAATTAACACACGACGTATTGACGCCGCTCATCAAACGCGATCGCGAAGAGCGCCGAAAAGAATTAGCCCTGACAAAGGCCAGAAAGAAAGCAAGGCAACGACTCATCTTTATTACAGCGTTTGCGGGATTGGCAGCTTGGGGCCTTTTGTATTTCATTACGCACAAAGCCATACAAAAACGGGATGAAGCAGACCAACAAGCCGCCGTGCTGAACATGCAGATTGAGGACAAAAAAGATTCGCTTAAGCGAATTGACAGCACCATAAGAGAACATCAAAAAAACGACAGTGCAAACAAAGAGAAACAGAAACCCCCGCTGCCTGTTATTGCCGACTCGGCCTTGCAAGCGCAGTTTTCGGACCGTATGAAAAACGACAGCCTTCAGCTCGCCTCGCTAACCCGACAACTAACAACGCAAAAAAAAGAAGGGGAGGCAAAGGACAGTTTACACCGCATGCAGTTTCTTGATTTTACAACAACAAAGAAGAAGGCTGATTCGGTAAACCGTTCGGCGCGGCGGGAGATTGCCTTGTTGCAAAATCGCCTTGCCGTTGACAGCGGCCAGTTGGCTTGGTTGCGAACAAAATATGAGGAACTGGGCAAGGCCTATCAAAACTTTCAAACCGATTATCCCGATGTCATTCGCGTCTCCAATCCAAGCCGGCCTTTCGATGTTGCCGCCGATACGAACAGTTTGAAGCTCGACTTGTATTACAGCGGTGCAAATGCAGCCAAGGTACCCGATAACCTGCGCGTCTATCTCATCCCTGATATCGCCGCCAACAAAAAAATTATCGCTGCTGCGGAAACCTATGAAATCCGTTGCGACGAAATGAACCTCGACCGTGCAAAGGACGGGAAACTGGCACGCTACTTCAACGGGAATTATGTATTTCTGAACGTGCCTCCCGGAAAATATTTCATCAAGATTTGCGCTTACTACGGCGGTTATTACACCTACACAAAAACAAAAAGCGGAAATGTTTCGGAAAAGCTTGATGCCTCACCGCCGATACGATAG
- a CDS encoding cupin domain-containing protein yields MKVMLSSLLLLFVLAADAQTDSLPSAVYPWNKYPATQSNGRESRTILKGSTTDLARLNIHTSSLGAGQTNHPLQAYSDREEIILVKEGFLKVTINDSSKTLGPSSIVLIEAGDKQQFQNTSDKPAMYCVLTFTSTLPVNLLRGKEGGGSLIKDWNELTVKKTDKGESRLVFDRPSSMFTRFEIHATTLKPGVESHPTHTHRAEEMMILLAGNVTLNVGSEKQNVAAGDVMLLRPNVPHNVVNTGSEPCTYYAIKWYN; encoded by the coding sequence ATGAAAGTGATGTTGTCTTCGCTGCTCTTACTTTTTGTGCTCGCCGCAGATGCGCAAACGGATTCGCTTCCTTCCGCCGTTTATCCCTGGAACAAATATCCTGCTACACAAAGCAACGGCCGTGAAAGCCGAACAATTTTAAAAGGCAGCACTACCGATTTAGCCAGGCTGAATATTCACACCTCATCGCTTGGTGCAGGACAAACCAATCACCCGTTGCAAGCTTATAGTGACCGCGAAGAAATTATTCTTGTAAAAGAAGGTTTTTTGAAAGTAACCATTAACGACAGCAGCAAAACCCTTGGGCCGTCAAGTATCGTACTAATTGAAGCCGGCGATAAGCAACAATTCCAAAATACTTCCGATAAACCGGCAATGTATTGCGTGCTGACCTTCACATCCACGTTGCCGGTTAACCTTCTCCGCGGCAAAGAAGGTGGCGGCTCTTTGATAAAGGACTGGAATGAATTGACTGTAAAGAAAACCGACAAGGGCGAATCGCGTCTGGTATTTGACCGGCCTTCTTCCATGTTTACACGGTTTGAAATTCACGCAACCACCTTAAAGCCCGGAGTAGAAAGTCATCCAACGCACACGCATCGTGCGGAAGAAATGATGATCTTGTTAGCAGGAAACGTAACGTTAAACGTGGGTTCGGAAAAGCAAAACGTAGCGGCTGGTGATGTCATGTTGCTCCGGCCAAACGTCCCGCACAATGTGGTAAACACCGGCAGCGAACCGTGCACGTATTACGCCATCAAATGGTACAACTGA